AAGCCTGAAGCTGATAGGTAGGAATACGTTCGCTCATCGGGAAGGATATAGCTCAGTGTAAACGAATTGTATTAGGTAAGCTACCTTTTCATCTGAAGTTGGCGTCGGCTCACTTTATCTGCTAAAAAAGCCCCCAGAACACTTCCGGGGGCTTTTTTAGGTAGAGTTGGATGCAATAGGAAGCTTACGCTGCCTGCCGAGGCTCAATATCAAAGCCGGCTTGGGCTACGGCTTTCATCACCTGCTCGGGAATGACGTTTTCGCCCTCCACAGTCAGAATTTTGTCCGGGTTATTCGTGTCCACGCTCCACTTTTTCACAGTAGG
The window above is part of the Hymenobacter radiodurans genome. Proteins encoded here:
- a CDS encoding heavy-metal-associated domain-containing protein encodes the protein MPTLQFKTSINCANCLRAVTPFLDAEPTVKKWSVDTNNPDKILTVEGENVIPEQVMKAVAQAGFDIEPRQAA